From one Halothece sp. PCC 7418 genomic stretch:
- a CDS encoding DNA cytosine methyltransferase, which translates to MDTFQQKRAVAVDLFAGVGGITLGFEQAGFDVLASVEIDPIHCAAHEFNFPFWSVICQDVKHLTGQKIRQSSLIKDQEIDVVCGGPPCQGFSLIGKRVLEDERNALVFHFLRLVLELKPKYFVMENVAGMAIGKSQQLLNELIEKFQKNDYKVQLPYQVLNASNFGVPQNRNRLFLLGCRSDQTLPDYPIPITQPAKSQANSINGHQPDSPTVKDALIDLPLIENYPELLTQDTVKAEFGKPSFYSNQLRQNGSVQDDYSYPRTYNSSLLTASLRTQHTEKSMARFAETLPGKTEPISRFYKLHPDGICNTLRAGTASNRGAYTSPRPIHPHLPRCITVREAARLHSYPDWFRFHVTKWHGFRQIGNSVPPLLAKAVATEIIKVLGFEPKKIENYFDLGEEQLLRLDMSKAAQHYQVDPHVIAPRTRKNK; encoded by the coding sequence ATGGACACATTTCAACAAAAACGCGCAGTTGCAGTTGATTTATTTGCAGGAGTTGGTGGGATCACTTTAGGTTTTGAACAAGCTGGGTTTGATGTCCTTGCCTCAGTTGAGATTGATCCCATCCACTGTGCTGCTCACGAGTTTAACTTTCCCTTTTGGTCAGTGATTTGTCAAGATGTGAAACACTTGACAGGACAAAAAATTAGACAATCTTCTCTCATTAAAGATCAAGAGATTGATGTAGTTTGCGGAGGGCCTCCCTGTCAAGGATTTTCTTTAATTGGAAAGCGCGTTTTGGAAGATGAAAGAAATGCTTTAGTCTTTCATTTTCTCAGATTGGTGTTAGAACTGAAACCGAAATATTTTGTCATGGAAAATGTTGCGGGAATGGCAATTGGAAAGTCGCAGCAATTATTAAACGAATTAATTGAAAAATTTCAGAAAAATGACTACAAGGTTCAACTACCTTATCAAGTTTTGAACGCTTCTAATTTTGGTGTTCCTCAAAATCGCAACCGTTTATTTTTATTAGGATGTCGTAGCGATCAAACACTTCCTGATTATCCCATTCCTATCACTCAACCTGCGAAAAGTCAAGCCAATTCAATTAATGGTCATCAGCCTGATAGTCCAACTGTAAAAGACGCACTGATTGATTTACCCCTTATCGAAAACTATCCTGAATTGTTAACACAAGATACCGTAAAAGCAGAATTTGGTAAACCCAGCTTTTATAGCAATCAGTTGCGACAAAATGGCAGCGTTCAAGATGATTACAGTTATCCTAGAACTTATAATTCCAGTTTGTTGACCGCAAGTTTAAGAACACAACATACAGAAAAATCAATGGCCAGGTTCGCGGAAACCCTACCTGGAAAAACCGAACCGATTAGTCGTTTTTATAAACTTCATCCTGATGGAATTTGTAACACTTTAAGAGCAGGAACTGCAAGTAATCGCGGGGCTTACACTTCCCCTCGTCCCATTCATCCTCATCTTCCCAGATGTATTACAGTACGAGAAGCAGCACGGTTACATTCTTATCCCGATTGGTTTCGATTTCATGTGACAAAATGGCATGGTTTCCGACAAATTGGTAACTCTGTCCCACCATTACTGGCAAAAGCAGTCGCAACAGAAATTATCAAAGTTTTAGGATTTGAACCTAAGAAAATAGAAAATTACTTTGATTTAGGAGAAGAACAGTTATTAAGATTAGATATGTCAAAAGCTGCTCAACACTATCAAGTTGATCCTCATGTAATTGCACCCAGAACTAGGAAAAATAAGTAA
- the cbiD gene encoding cobalt-precorrin-5B (C(1))-methyltransferase CbiD: MRMTEPRAGYTLPVFAGASAIAALQYLQQEQPLDQVEINLVTPPEQATIPVEQVAKLEMGKALAITRSDPGDNLDLTANTPIWAIVSLASRQPDTEQVTINGGEGVGKQLQADGKAAIYRYAKQILMENLQPLLREDQKVTVTIILPEGKRLAQRTSNEAFGVVEGLSLLGTTGISQPLSAPGQLTAFQEELAQKAKEFDTLVFCVGENGLDFARRQGVNPQQLVKTANWLGPLLVAAGEQGVKSLVLFGYHGKLIKLAGGVFHTHHHLADARLEILTALAAKVGLPTDIIQQLLTSETTESALQYLRDQENGSELVENVYRAIALTIDQKAQEYIRKHSEKDVTVGSVLFDRGRNIITVSPVVRQVLPEFK, translated from the coding sequence ATAAGAATGACTGAACCCCGTGCTGGTTATACCTTACCTGTTTTTGCTGGTGCCTCTGCGATCGCTGCATTGCAATATTTACAGCAGGAACAACCCTTAGATCAAGTGGAAATTAATCTGGTTACTCCCCCAGAACAAGCAACGATTCCTGTGGAACAAGTGGCGAAGTTGGAAATGGGAAAAGCCCTCGCCATTACCCGCAGTGATCCAGGAGATAATTTAGATTTAACGGCGAATACTCCCATTTGGGCGATTGTGAGTTTAGCCAGTCGCCAACCCGATACAGAACAAGTCACCATTAATGGTGGAGAAGGAGTGGGAAAGCAGCTACAAGCAGACGGAAAAGCTGCCATCTATCGCTATGCAAAACAGATTTTAATGGAGAATTTACAGCCGTTACTCCGAGAGGATCAAAAGGTGACGGTTACGATTATTCTTCCCGAAGGAAAACGTTTAGCGCAACGGACTTCTAATGAAGCGTTTGGAGTGGTGGAAGGGTTATCTTTACTGGGAACAACGGGAATTTCCCAACCCTTAAGCGCACCAGGACAATTAACGGCGTTTCAAGAAGAACTGGCGCAAAAAGCCAAGGAATTTGACACTTTAGTCTTTTGTGTGGGGGAAAATGGCTTAGATTTTGCCCGGAGACAAGGGGTTAACCCGCAGCAACTGGTGAAAACTGCCAATTGGTTGGGACCCCTGTTAGTTGCAGCCGGAGAACAAGGGGTGAAATCGTTGGTTTTATTTGGCTATCATGGCAAGCTGATTAAACTGGCGGGTGGCGTGTTTCATACCCATCATCATCTAGCAGATGCCCGTCTAGAAATTTTAACGGCTTTAGCTGCAAAAGTGGGACTTCCCACAGACATTATCCAACAATTATTAACCAGTGAGACTACAGAAAGCGCACTGCAATATTTAAGAGACCAGGAAAACGGATCGGAATTAGTGGAAAACGTCTATCGCGCGATCGCGCTGACCATCGACCAAAAGGCACAAGAGTACATCCGCAAACACAGCGAAAAAGATGTAACGGTTGGTTCAGTTTTATTTGATCGAGGTAGAAACATAATTACGGTTAGCCCTGTGGTGCGACAAGTTTTGCCTGAATTCAAATAG
- a CDS encoding REP-associated tyrosine transposase → MRYRRAKIAGGTYFFTLVTYQRQPFLTQSENIEQLRIAFRTVKAKHPFDIDAIVILPDHLHCLLTLPAEDFDYSTRWRLIKGHFSRHCQISPSQFVSPSRQKKQEKTIWQRRFWEHYIRNEEDFKRHFDYIHFNPVKHGLVDTVKDWEYSSFHRCVAEGIYSEDWGIKENISFDGLSVGE, encoded by the coding sequence ATGAGATATCGTCGCGCCAAAATTGCAGGTGGAACTTACTTCTTTACCCTCGTTACTTATCAACGACAACCTTTCCTAACCCAATCTGAAAATATTGAACAATTACGAATTGCTTTTCGCACCGTTAAAGCCAAACATCCTTTTGACATTGATGCCATTGTTATTTTACCCGACCATTTACATTGTTTATTAACCTTACCAGCAGAAGATTTTGATTATTCTACACGCTGGCGGTTAATTAAGGGTCATTTTAGTCGTCATTGTCAGATTTCTCCTTCACAATTTGTTTCTCCATCAAGACAAAAAAAGCAAGAAAAAACAATTTGGCAACGACGGTTTTGGGAACACTATATTAGAAACGAGGAAGATTTTAAGCGTCATTTTGATTATATTCATTTTAATCCCGTGAAACATGGTTTAGTTGATACGGTCAAAGATTGGGAGTATTCCAGTTTTCATCGTTGCGTGGCGGAAGGAATTTATTCTGAAGATTGGGGAATTAAGGAAAATATCTCATTTGATGGTTTATCAGTTGGAGAGTAG
- the ispD gene encoding 2-C-methyl-D-erythritol 4-phosphate cytidylyltransferase: MHLLIPAAGRGQRMGSDRNKLLLPLLGKPLLAWTLLAAESSTEINWIGIVGQPFDFPDFRAILEDLNLTTPVVFIEGGKTRQESVCNGLDALPKTASQVLIHDGARCLVTRELFDRCSEALNTCQGLIAAVPVKDTIKVVDEHGFVKDTPERRQMWAAQTPQGFQVELLKSCHRQGKVLGWEVTDDAALFERCQLPVKIVEGEETNLKLTTKFDLRLAEFILSQRQTEEG, from the coding sequence ATGCACCTATTAATCCCTGCTGCGGGACGGGGACAACGGATGGGCAGCGATCGTAATAAGTTATTATTACCGTTACTCGGAAAACCCTTGCTGGCGTGGACGTTATTAGCAGCAGAGTCTTCGACAGAAATTAATTGGATTGGGATTGTCGGTCAACCCTTTGATTTCCCAGACTTTAGAGCCATTTTAGAGGATTTAAACCTAACAACTCCTGTGGTATTCATTGAAGGGGGGAAAACTCGTCAAGAATCCGTTTGTAATGGTTTAGATGCTCTTCCGAAAACAGCCAGTCAAGTGTTAATTCATGATGGGGCGAGATGCTTGGTGACGCGAGAATTATTTGATCGCTGTAGCGAGGCTTTAAACACTTGTCAGGGCTTAATTGCTGCAGTTCCAGTTAAAGATACCATTAAAGTTGTGGATGAACACGGTTTTGTGAAAGATACCCCAGAGCGACGGCAAATGTGGGCAGCGCAAACGCCCCAAGGGTTTCAAGTGGAGTTACTCAAGTCCTGTCATCGTCAGGGAAAAGTTTTGGGGTGGGAAGTCACAGACGATGCAGCGTTGTTTGAACGATGTCAGCTTCCTGTGAAAATTGTAGAAGGAGAAGAGACGAACCTGAAGCTAACGACAAAGTTTGATTTACGGCTTGCTGAATTTATTTTGAGCCAACGTCAGACAGAAGAAGGGTAG
- a CDS encoding dynamin family protein, whose translation MNSDNVTERLNAVRELLHQLGEGVVELAKTHPDVFDDPQLKKEVEDFQNAYQEAKTRLETPKLSIATLGTTSSGKSTIVNALIGRRIAPIERSEMSGGVLKFKDSDKVQLVIEDTQNAQWETGKWTDLTDEELYNRIQQVMWSYHETRKQRTDCLAPQITVQSQLLPVRDRAVLNLPEGIDLEIIDLPGLKSVQDRANLKVIQPQVRKSCSLVALDYGQVDEEHRQRLLQELKEVVEYLNGRTDSMIFVLNRVDMRGADDFPLDQQIERLKAEIQSVLSLDTPPDVIPFNARLLYYAQCAWGMEGGHLDSKIDPETRLKLLKAMFKDCANIIEEKTENDDDLDEWFYKLRKQVKKGQQIEDETMRKILRYAQEWSGGQQLWNTLRYRIQESFPELVIAPALNRLFKCFDSLSTKIDSLTNIRQIEDLQEIEKLRKQLENTRKNFIQTIENLNDGKKLISKGINDLKNSLNNQQDDSIKNSLQVQSTLVTENIEKFRVLDDAILEIRQDITLTLIRPVRKALQEKESAYELEDQLQEVISPIIANQIARAYESMKTKLNNFAEADGYLIKSARKDDKKAQQELDHAEKSVRMLFSAMREAILTRAEFTLQAQVQKFEQGLEALTKHFIDNDFDLIRNQLDSSQVTYINESIFAEFWKRISSKPPEMPEYILNLSDLIEANEEERRVKVGQQKKQETYEEGSCFFKEQKTRERTVDVYGEVEFKELKLPNFETMAEQWAKGIDNAGSDLCDELERWIFEYLNLVEKEYNYSIEEFINLVNRNLDKQQKLIETKSKQITQDLEDIENVKVTYNALIDISQRLNTLSQGDLENHA comes from the coding sequence ATGAACAGCGATAATGTAACAGAACGTCTGAATGCAGTCCGTGAACTGCTGCATCAGTTAGGAGAAGGAGTTGTCGAGTTAGCCAAGACTCATCCTGATGTGTTTGATGATCCGCAGTTAAAAAAAGAAGTTGAAGATTTTCAGAACGCTTATCAGGAAGCAAAAACACGGTTAGAAACCCCCAAATTATCGATCGCGACATTGGGAACAACCTCTTCTGGGAAATCGACCATTGTCAACGCTTTGATTGGTCGCCGTATCGCACCAATTGAACGTTCCGAAATGAGTGGCGGAGTCTTGAAATTTAAAGATTCGGACAAGGTTCAGTTAGTCATAGAAGACACTCAAAATGCACAGTGGGAAACAGGGAAATGGACTGATTTAACGGATGAGGAACTTTACAATCGCATCCAACAGGTGATGTGGTCTTATCACGAGACTCGCAAACAACGAACGGATTGTCTTGCGCCTCAGATTACGGTTCAAAGTCAACTTTTACCCGTGCGCGATCGCGCTGTACTCAATCTTCCAGAAGGAATTGACCTCGAAATCATTGATTTACCTGGCTTAAAGTCGGTTCAAGACCGCGCCAATTTAAAAGTCATTCAACCACAAGTCAGGAAATCTTGCAGTTTAGTCGCTTTAGACTATGGACAAGTCGATGAGGAACACCGACAACGCCTCTTACAGGAATTAAAAGAGGTTGTGGAATACCTTAATGGTCGCACTGACTCCATGATTTTTGTCTTAAATCGGGTCGATATGCGAGGGGCTGATGATTTTCCGCTTGATCAGCAAATTGAACGCTTAAAAGCAGAAATTCAATCCGTTTTATCCTTAGACACTCCTCCAGATGTCATTCCTTTTAATGCGCGATTACTTTATTACGCCCAATGTGCTTGGGGAATGGAAGGAGGTCATCTAGATTCCAAAATTGATCCAGAAACACGCTTAAAGTTATTAAAAGCGATGTTTAAGGATTGTGCAAACATAATTGAAGAAAAAACAGAAAATGATGATGATCTAGATGAGTGGTTTTATAAACTTCGTAAACAAGTCAAAAAAGGTCAACAAATTGAAGATGAGACGATGCGTAAAATTCTCCGCTACGCGCAAGAGTGGAGTGGCGGACAACAACTTTGGAATACTCTACGGTATCGCATCCAAGAATCATTTCCAGAGTTAGTAATTGCGCCTGCATTGAATCGTTTGTTTAAATGTTTTGACTCCCTAAGTACCAAGATTGATTCTTTGACAAACATTCGTCAGATTGAAGACTTACAAGAAATTGAAAAATTACGCAAGCAATTAGAAAATACTCGTAAGAATTTTATCCAAACGATAGAAAATTTAAATGATGGAAAGAAACTAATATCAAAAGGAATAAACGATTTAAAAAATAGCTTAAATAATCAACAAGATGATTCAATTAAGAATTCTTTACAGGTACAAAGTACACTTGTTACAGAAAATATTGAAAAATTTCGAGTACTGGATGATGCGATTCTAGAAATTAGACAAGATATTACACTTACATTAATTCGTCCTGTACGTAAAGCATTACAAGAAAAAGAGAGTGCTTATGAGTTAGAAGATCAACTTCAAGAGGTTATTTCCCCGATTATTGCTAATCAAATTGCTAGAGCCTATGAATCAATGAAAACAAAACTAAATAATTTTGCGGAAGCTGATGGCTATCTCATCAAATCTGCACGTAAAGATGACAAAAAAGCTCAACAGGAACTAGACCATGCTGAAAAATCAGTTCGGATGTTATTTAGTGCTATGCGAGAAGCAATCTTAACAAGAGCGGAGTTTACTTTACAAGCACAAGTACAAAAGTTTGAGCAGGGATTAGAAGCACTGACTAAACATTTTATTGATAATGACTTTGATTTAATCCGTAATCAATTAGATTCATCTCAAGTAACTTATATTAATGAATCTATTTTTGCTGAATTTTGGAAAAGAATATCATCAAAGCCTCCAGAAATGCCTGAATATATTTTGAATTTATCAGACTTGATTGAAGCAAATGAGGAAGAGCGACGAGTCAAAGTAGGTCAACAAAAGAAACAAGAAACTTATGAGGAAGGCAGTTGTTTCTTTAAAGAACAAAAGACACGGGAAAGAACTGTAGATGTTTATGGAGAAGTTGAATTTAAGGAACTGAAATTACCTAATTTTGAAACAATGGCAGAACAGTGGGCAAAAGGTATTGATAATGCAGGATCAGACTTATGTGATGAACTTGAACGATGGATTTTTGAATATTTAAACTTAGTCGAAAAAGAATATAATTATTCAATTGAGGAGTTTATAAACTTAGTCAATCGCAACTTAGATAAACAACAAAAATTAATTGAGACAAAAAGTAAGCAAATAACTCAAGACTTGGAAGATATTGAAAATGTCAAAGTAACATATAATGCACTAATAGATATTAGTCAACGATTAAATACTTTATCTCAAGGAGACTTGGAAAATCATGCTTGA
- a CDS encoding Uma2 family endonuclease, producing the protein MNTIHLNLDPLVQNLTHEQFYELCMANKDIEMERSATGELIIMPPVGGESGEREADYITDLGIWNRQTKLGKVFSSSTVFKLPHGGDRSPDAAWVKLERWDQLTKEQQKKFPPLCPDFVIELRSESDRLPPLQEKMQEYLISGLRLGWLINPQDQTVEIYRPNQEVEMINLPATLSGDDVLPGFTLNIY; encoded by the coding sequence ATGAATACGATTCACTTAAATTTAGACCCTCTCGTTCAGAATTTGACCCATGAGCAATTTTATGAATTGTGCATGGCGAATAAAGATATTGAAATGGAACGCAGTGCGACTGGGGAATTGATTATTATGCCACCTGTTGGCGGTGAAAGTGGGGAAAGAGAAGCAGACTACATCACTGATTTAGGAATATGGAATCGTCAGACAAAACTGGGTAAGGTGTTCAGTTCCTCAACTGTCTTCAAACTCCCTCATGGCGGCGATCGCTCTCCTGATGCTGCTTGGGTCAAACTTGAACGTTGGGATCAGCTGACAAAGGAACAGCAGAAAAAGTTTCCGCCCCTGTGTCCTGATTTTGTCATTGAACTACGCTCGGAAAGCGACCGTTTACCACCGCTTCAAGAAAAAATGCAAGAATACCTTATAAGTGGGTTACGGCTAGGTTGGTTGATTAATCCCCAAGATCAAACCGTTGAAATCTATCGACCTAATCAGGAGGTGGAGATGATCAACCTCCCTGCGACTCTCTCAGGTGATGATGTTTTGCCTGGTTTTACCTTAAATATTTATTAG